A stretch of the Candidatus Bathyarchaeota archaeon genome encodes the following:
- a CDS encoding PIN domain-containing protein, producing MQEGRVDLAKARIESLRYAVYIEKAQINEETAVKAGEFKAKYDISIADAFIAATAYLKSSIVISDDPDFKKIKEIEALSEEEFAKKL from the coding sequence ATGCAGGAAGGAAGAGTAGATTTAGCTAAAGCTAGAATAGAAAGCTTAAGATATGCGGTTTATATTGAAAAGGCTCAAATAAACGAGGAAACCGCGGTTAAGGCAGGAGAATTTAAAGCTAAATACGATATATCGATAGCTGACGCCTTTATAGCAGCTACAGCTTATCTTAAATCATCTATAGTGATTAGCGATGATCCGGATTTTAAAAAAATAAAGGAAATTGAAGCATTAAGCGAAGAAGAATTCGCTAAAAAATTATAA